One Kitasatospora sp. MAP12-44 DNA segment encodes these proteins:
- a CDS encoding ABC transporter substrate-binding protein, with translation MIRRVRSSRRLALAGAALAAFTLVAACSGPPSSGAGSDAASYQLSANTPAAKGQLASFSWALYAEPLTLDYLNAFDYPSNTILSNVCESLMRWTPQLTEQPGLAEKATNPDPTTWVYDLRPGVHFHDGSVMTADDAVYSLQRQMDPNNAAAWATVFQNVDSISKTGPLQVTVKLKSPDSQFPQYMATAAGVVASEAAIKAAGKDWGSGTVDCTGPYKLGSWNKGQSLELDRFDGYWGTKAKSQKVVFQFLKDPSARTNAMLSGEVDGGYLIPTESYDRLRRSGVGTLYFGESLSTVNLNITNLKGPLGDVRVRRALSMALDRPGFVKTGLAGVGTVTGALTDKAAWAAAPAQTQQAAFGLPSATQDLAQAKALIQQAGATGKTLTVATSSIGQDVSLLATAVQAAGTQIGLNIQLKTIAPDAFSALFTDPTARQGIDLFPETYYLSITDPMDLLTNFSTGAGQNYASYSDPGYDSLVQQIQATYDPAKRLALEAQLQQKAADQVLWIPVAEWPTSVFLNKRITGAPTTICYLYYPWAADVGAAR, from the coding sequence ATGATCCGCAGAGTCCGCAGCAGCCGCCGGCTCGCCCTCGCCGGCGCCGCACTGGCCGCCTTCACCCTGGTCGCCGCCTGCTCCGGTCCGCCGAGCAGCGGGGCCGGCAGCGACGCCGCGAGCTACCAGCTGTCCGCGAACACCCCCGCCGCCAAGGGCCAACTCGCCTCCTTCAGCTGGGCGTTGTACGCCGAGCCGCTCACCCTGGACTACCTCAACGCCTTCGACTACCCGTCGAACACGATCCTCTCCAACGTCTGCGAAAGCCTGATGCGGTGGACGCCGCAGCTGACCGAGCAGCCGGGCCTGGCGGAAAAGGCGACCAACCCGGACCCGACCACCTGGGTCTACGACCTGCGCCCCGGCGTGCACTTCCACGACGGCAGCGTGATGACGGCCGACGACGCCGTCTACAGCCTCCAGCGCCAGATGGACCCGAACAACGCCGCCGCCTGGGCGACCGTCTTCCAGAACGTCGACTCCATCAGCAAGACCGGGCCGCTGCAGGTCACCGTCAAACTGAAGTCGCCGGACTCGCAGTTCCCGCAGTACATGGCCACCGCGGCTGGTGTGGTGGCCAGCGAGGCCGCCATCAAGGCGGCGGGCAAGGACTGGGGCAGCGGGACCGTCGACTGCACCGGCCCGTACAAGCTGGGCAGTTGGAACAAGGGCCAGTCGCTCGAACTGGACCGCTTCGACGGCTACTGGGGCACCAAGGCCAAGTCGCAGAAGGTGGTCTTCCAGTTCCTCAAGGACCCCTCCGCGCGCACCAACGCGATGCTCAGCGGCGAGGTGGACGGCGGCTACCTGATCCCCACCGAGAGCTACGACCGGCTGCGCCGCAGCGGCGTCGGCACGCTCTACTTCGGCGAGAGCCTGAGCACCGTCAACCTGAACATCACCAACCTCAAGGGCCCGCTCGGCGACGTCCGGGTGCGCCGCGCGCTGTCGATGGCGCTGGACCGCCCCGGCTTCGTCAAGACCGGCCTGGCCGGGGTGGGCACCGTCACCGGCGCGCTCACCGACAAGGCCGCCTGGGCCGCCGCCCCGGCCCAGACCCAGCAGGCCGCGTTCGGCCTGCCCTCGGCCACCCAGGACCTGGCGCAGGCCAAGGCACTGATCCAGCAGGCCGGTGCGACTGGCAAGACACTGACCGTCGCGACCAGCTCGATCGGCCAGGACGTCTCGCTGCTGGCCACCGCCGTGCAGGCCGCCGGCACCCAGATCGGCCTGAACATCCAGCTGAAGACCATCGCCCCCGACGCCTTCAGCGCGCTGTTCACCGACCCCACCGCCCGCCAGGGGATCGACCTGTTCCCCGAGACCTACTACCTGTCCATCACCGACCCGATGGACCTGCTCACCAACTTCTCGACCGGCGCCGGGCAGAACTACGCGAGCTACAGCGATCCGGGCTACGACAGCCTGGTCCAGCAGATCCAGGCGACCTACGACCCGGCCAAGCGGCTGGCGCTGGAGGCGCAGCTGCAGCAGAAGGCGGCCGACCAGGTGCTGTGGATCCCGGTCGCCGAGTGGCCCACCAGCGTGTTCCTGAACAAGCGGATCACCGGCGCGCCGACCACCATCTGCTACCTCTACTACCCGTGGGCCGCCGACGTGGGGGCCGCCCGATGA
- a CDS encoding TetR/AcrR family transcriptional regulator, protein MATRSEHSRPLDLPSQPPSEPARKPRVSAKGEQTRARLIAAARSLLAGDGDVPFTTRNVAALGGVTHGMCHYHFQNRTDLIVAVVESIRGEWIDPMEEAVGSPGSFAERAERVIGLLAQPEGADLSRLHSALHWFALNDPRVRESLEAEYRRWRACFVGLFQVLADERGGGLDPRPLGEAAAAAADGLAAVQALDATVEAGPVVRALILGLAGRD, encoded by the coding sequence GTGGCCACCCGTTCTGAGCATTCCCGCCCCCTCGACCTCCCGTCGCAGCCGCCGTCGGAGCCGGCCCGCAAGCCGCGCGTCTCGGCGAAGGGCGAGCAGACCAGGGCCCGCCTGATCGCCGCGGCGCGCAGCCTGCTGGCGGGGGACGGGGACGTCCCGTTCACCACCCGCAACGTGGCCGCGCTCGGCGGGGTGACGCACGGGATGTGCCACTACCACTTCCAGAACCGGACCGACCTGATCGTGGCCGTCGTCGAGTCCATCCGCGGCGAGTGGATCGATCCGATGGAGGAGGCGGTCGGCTCGCCGGGGAGCTTCGCCGAGCGCGCCGAGCGGGTGATCGGGCTGCTGGCGCAGCCGGAGGGCGCCGACCTCTCGCGGCTGCACTCCGCGCTGCACTGGTTCGCGCTGAACGACCCGCGGGTGCGCGAGAGTCTGGAGGCCGAGTACCGGCGGTGGCGGGCCTGCTTCGTCGGCCTCTTCCAGGTGCTCGCGGACGAGCGCGGCGGTGGCCTGGACCCGCGCCCGCTGGGCGAGGCGGCTGCTGCCGCCGCCGACGGCCTGGCCGCCGTCCAGGCGCTGGACGCGACGGTCGAGGCCGGCCCGGTCGTCCGCGCGCTGATCCTGGGCCTGGCCGGTCGGGATTAA
- a CDS encoding ABC transporter permease, whose product MSATVVRRAGLGRIRTKRAPLQLLCVGFVAAVVLLALLAPWISPHDPNGVDLSNALAGPSGDHLLGVDASGRDTLSRLITGARTSLLGPLGVVVFSTLAGVAIGATAAWRGGWLDSVLSRSTELVFAFPGLLLAILIVSIYGEGLTAPVLALAVAYLPYVSRLTRSLVLAERERPYVEAYRVQGHSGPQICLRHVLPNIAPVVLAQSTINFGYALIDLAGLSFLGLGIPALTPDWGRMVFDGESAIQHGYPLSAVLPCTAIILTVVAFNVVGERWADQVARRDQ is encoded by the coding sequence ATGAGCGCCACCGTCGTCCGCCGAGCCGGCCTCGGCCGGATCCGCACCAAGCGCGCACCGCTGCAGCTGCTCTGCGTCGGCTTCGTCGCCGCCGTCGTGCTGCTGGCGCTGCTCGCGCCGTGGATCTCCCCGCACGACCCCAACGGCGTCGACCTCTCCAACGCGCTGGCCGGCCCGTCCGGTGACCACCTGCTGGGCGTCGACGCCTCCGGGCGCGACACCCTCTCCCGGCTGATCACCGGCGCCCGCACCTCGCTGCTCGGTCCGCTGGGCGTGGTGGTCTTCTCCACCCTGGCGGGTGTCGCGATCGGCGCCACCGCGGCCTGGCGCGGCGGCTGGCTCGACTCGGTGCTGTCCCGCAGCACCGAGCTGGTCTTCGCCTTCCCCGGCCTGCTGCTGGCGATCCTGATCGTCTCGATCTACGGCGAGGGCCTGACCGCCCCGGTGCTGGCCCTCGCGGTCGCCTACCTGCCCTACGTCAGCCGGCTCACCCGCTCGCTGGTGCTCGCCGAACGCGAGCGCCCGTACGTCGAGGCGTACCGGGTGCAGGGCCACTCCGGCCCGCAGATCTGCCTGCGCCATGTGCTCCCCAACATCGCCCCGGTGGTCCTCGCGCAGTCCACCATCAACTTCGGCTACGCCCTGATCGACCTGGCCGGCCTCTCCTTCCTCGGCCTGGGCATCCCCGCCCTGACGCCCGACTGGGGGCGGATGGTCTTCGACGGCGAGAGCGCCATCCAGCACGGCTACCCGCTGTCCGCGGTCCTGCCCTGCACCGCGATCATCCTCACCGTCGTCGCCTTCAACGTCGTCGGCGAGCGCTGGGCCGACCAGGTCGCGCGGAGGGACCAGTGA
- the kdpA gene encoding potassium-transporting ATPase subunit KdpA has protein sequence MSPTLAGFLQALALVAALALSHRPLGDYLAHLLSSARHLRAERGVYRLIGVNGDADQTWMAYLRCVLAFSAVSVLFLYGFQRLQNHLWLSLGFPAVPPATAWNTATSFITNTNWQSYSGESTMGHLVQMAGLAVQNFLSAAVGIAVMAALIRGFRRNLTDRVGNFWVDLVRLTWRLLLPVSIVFAIVFVASGMIENLHAASQFTTLSGGSQSLPGGPVASQEVIKELGTNGGGFFNANSAHPFENPNPFTNWLEIYLLLVIAFALPRTFGTMVGDHRQGYAILAVMGIFWTVSASLLTFFEWRHSGTALQAAGAAMEGKEVRFGIAASSLFASSTTLTSTGAVNAAHDSLTPLGGGVTIFDMMLGEIAPGGTGSGLYGILVLAVVAVFVAGLMVGRTPEYLGKKLGGREMKFASLYILTTPAIVLIGTGVAMTFPAERADILNTGPHGFSEVLYAFTSCANNNGSAFAGLTVTSTWWNTALGLVMLFGRLLPMVFVLALAGSLARQHPVPATAGTLPTHRPLFVGLLSAVVLIVVGLTYFPALALGPLAEGLHR, from the coding sequence GTGAGCCCCACCCTCGCGGGGTTCCTGCAGGCGCTGGCGCTGGTGGCCGCGCTGGCCCTGTCGCACCGTCCGCTGGGCGACTACCTCGCGCACCTGCTGAGCAGCGCCAGGCACCTGCGCGCGGAGCGCGGCGTCTACCGGCTGATCGGCGTCAACGGGGACGCCGACCAGACCTGGATGGCGTATCTGCGCTGCGTGCTCGCCTTCTCGGCCGTCTCGGTGCTCTTCCTCTACGGCTTCCAGCGGCTGCAGAACCACCTCTGGCTCTCGCTCGGCTTCCCGGCCGTGCCCCCGGCCACCGCCTGGAACACCGCCACCTCCTTCATCACCAACACCAACTGGCAGTCGTACTCAGGTGAGTCGACGATGGGCCACCTGGTGCAGATGGCCGGGCTCGCGGTGCAGAACTTCCTCTCCGCCGCCGTGGGCATCGCGGTGATGGCGGCGCTGATCCGGGGATTCCGCCGCAACCTGACGGACCGGGTCGGCAACTTCTGGGTGGATCTGGTGCGGCTGACCTGGCGGCTGCTGCTGCCCGTCTCGATCGTCTTCGCGATCGTCTTCGTGGCCTCGGGCATGATCGAGAACCTGCACGCCGCAAGCCAGTTCACCACCCTGAGCGGCGGCTCGCAGAGCCTGCCCGGCGGGCCGGTGGCCTCGCAGGAGGTGATCAAGGAACTGGGCACCAACGGCGGCGGCTTCTTCAACGCCAACTCCGCCCACCCCTTCGAGAACCCCAATCCGTTCACCAACTGGCTGGAGATCTACCTGCTGCTGGTGATCGCCTTCGCGCTGCCGCGCACCTTCGGCACGATGGTCGGCGACCACCGCCAGGGGTACGCGATCCTCGCGGTGATGGGGATCTTCTGGACCGTCTCGGCCTCCCTGCTGACCTTCTTCGAGTGGCGGCACAGCGGCACCGCGCTGCAGGCGGCCGGCGCCGCGATGGAGGGCAAGGAGGTGCGGTTCGGCATCGCGGCCTCGTCGCTGTTCGCGTCCTCGACGACGCTGACCTCCACCGGCGCGGTCAACGCGGCCCACGACTCGCTCACGCCGCTGGGCGGCGGCGTGACGATCTTCGACATGATGCTCGGCGAGATCGCCCCCGGCGGCACCGGCTCCGGGCTGTACGGGATCCTGGTGCTGGCGGTGGTCGCGGTCTTCGTCGCGGGGCTGATGGTCGGGCGCACGCCGGAGTACCTGGGCAAGAAGCTGGGCGGGCGCGAGATGAAGTTCGCCTCGCTCTACATCCTCACCACCCCGGCGATCGTGCTGATCGGCACGGGCGTGGCGATGACCTTCCCCGCCGAGCGCGCGGACATCCTCAACACCGGTCCGCACGGCTTCTCCGAGGTGCTCTACGCCTTCACCTCGTGCGCCAACAACAACGGCTCCGCCTTCGCCGGCCTGACCGTCACCAGCACCTGGTGGAACACCGCGCTCGGCCTGGTGATGCTCTTCGGACGCCTGCTGCCGATGGTCTTCGTGCTGGCCCTGGCCGGGTCGCTGGCCCGTCAGCACCCCGTCCCCGCGACAGCGGGCACCCTGCCGACCCACCGGCCGCTCTTCGTCGGCCTGCTGTCGGCCGTGGTGCTGATCGTCGTCGGCCTCACCTACTTCCCTGCCCTGGCTCTCGGGCCGCTCGCGGAAGGCCTGCACCGATGA
- a CDS encoding agmatine deiminase family protein, with protein MRNIQNPHLSRRALLGAGPGLAALALLNGCSSSASSSDGPSGNPATGATGTTGSTQPYAMPAEWSPHERTFMAWPALEEVWGDQLPSVRQNIAQLAQTIAQFEPVVLMARPDQSDQAQQSCGSTVEVVQLAVDDLWARDTGPTFVTGSRGLAGVDFNFNGWGNKQTHANDSQVARNLLAKYDLTRIQAPITAEGGAIEVDGEGTLMATESSLVNPNRNPGGSRDQIEAALRDLLGVQRVIWFAGVAGQDITDCHVDALARFTEPGVVVLHRPAADTPPDSWSQASDQALQVLNSATDAKGRKLKVIEIAEPDFSKLQNQSKDFLATYLNYYVVNGGVVVPRFGDQAADDQAAATLADLHPGRKVVQLSIDAIAAGGGGIHCSTQQQPSTSV; from the coding sequence ATGCGGAACATCCAGAATCCTCACCTGTCGCGCCGGGCGCTGCTGGGCGCCGGCCCGGGCCTCGCCGCGCTGGCACTGCTCAACGGCTGCTCGTCGTCGGCGAGTTCCTCGGACGGGCCGAGCGGCAACCCGGCGACCGGAGCAACCGGCACCACGGGGAGCACGCAGCCGTACGCGATGCCCGCGGAGTGGTCCCCGCACGAGCGCACCTTCATGGCCTGGCCGGCGCTGGAGGAGGTGTGGGGCGACCAACTGCCCAGCGTCCGCCAGAACATCGCCCAACTGGCCCAGACCATCGCCCAGTTCGAGCCCGTCGTGCTGATGGCCCGGCCGGACCAGAGCGACCAGGCGCAGCAGAGCTGCGGCTCCACGGTCGAGGTGGTCCAGCTCGCCGTGGACGACCTCTGGGCCCGCGACACCGGTCCGACCTTCGTCACCGGCTCCCGGGGCCTGGCCGGGGTCGACTTCAACTTCAACGGCTGGGGGAACAAGCAGACGCATGCCAACGACAGCCAGGTGGCCCGCAACCTCCTGGCGAAGTACGACCTCACCCGGATCCAGGCGCCCATCACGGCGGAGGGCGGGGCGATCGAGGTGGACGGCGAGGGCACCCTGATGGCCACCGAGAGCTCCCTGGTCAACCCGAACCGCAACCCGGGCGGGAGCCGCGACCAGATCGAGGCGGCGCTCAGGGACCTGCTCGGCGTGCAGCGGGTGATCTGGTTCGCGGGCGTCGCCGGGCAGGACATCACCGACTGCCATGTCGACGCCCTGGCCAGGTTCACCGAGCCGGGCGTGGTCGTCCTGCACCGCCCGGCCGCCGACACGCCCCCGGACAGCTGGTCGCAGGCCTCCGACCAGGCGTTGCAGGTGCTGAACTCCGCCACCGACGCCAAGGGCCGCAAGCTGAAGGTCATCGAGATCGCCGAGCCCGACTTCAGCAAGCTCCAGAACCAGAGCAAGGACTTCCTGGCGACCTACCTCAACTACTACGTCGTCAACGGCGGGGTCGTCGTGCCGCGCTTCGGCGACCAGGCCGCCGACGACCAGGCGGCGGCGACGCTGGCCGACCTGCACCCCGGGCGCAAGGTCGTGCAGCTCTCGATCGATGCCATCGCCGCGGGCGGCGGCGGCATCCACTGCTCGACCCAGCAGCAGCCGTCGACCTCCGTTTAA
- a CDS encoding agmatine deiminase family protein → MTFRMPAEWTEHERCLMAWPTRRELWDETYDEAKREYAQVARAIAEFEPVTMVAVPGLGAEARELCGEGVEVVELPIDDSWFRDSGPIFVLGPDGERAGVDFRFNAWGGKHHPYDTDDRIAALLLERAGIRRIGSDMILEGGAITVDGEGTLITTEQCLLHPNRNPGMSKAEIEAELVARLGVSTVIWLPYGGLEDTETDGHVDGVCAFVAPGTVVVQLPSDPAHPDYQRMRANRAVLEAATDAQGRSLRIIDLPRSSFVDVNGKRTEVGYLNFYLANGGVVVPTADTPADEGALAVLAQALPGRKVVGVRTRVIAYGGGGVHCITQQVPAAGAAAGAAGGAA, encoded by the coding sequence ATGACCTTCCGGATGCCGGCCGAGTGGACCGAGCATGAGCGCTGCCTGATGGCCTGGCCGACCCGGCGCGAGCTGTGGGACGAGACGTACGACGAGGCCAAGCGCGAGTACGCGCAAGTCGCCCGGGCGATCGCCGAGTTCGAGCCGGTCACCATGGTCGCCGTACCGGGGCTGGGGGCCGAGGCGCGCGAACTGTGCGGGGAGGGCGTCGAGGTGGTGGAGCTGCCGATCGACGACTCGTGGTTCCGCGACTCCGGTCCGATCTTCGTCCTCGGCCCCGACGGCGAGCGCGCAGGTGTGGACTTCCGCTTCAACGCCTGGGGCGGCAAGCACCACCCGTACGACACCGACGACCGGATCGCCGCCCTGCTGCTGGAGCGCGCCGGGATCCGGCGGATCGGCTCGGACATGATCCTCGAAGGCGGTGCGATCACCGTCGACGGCGAGGGCACCCTGATCACCACCGAGCAGTGCCTGCTGCACCCCAACCGCAACCCGGGGATGAGCAAGGCCGAGATCGAGGCCGAGCTGGTCGCCCGACTCGGCGTCAGCACGGTGATCTGGCTGCCGTACGGCGGCCTGGAGGACACCGAGACCGACGGGCACGTGGACGGCGTCTGCGCGTTCGTCGCCCCCGGCACGGTGGTGGTCCAGCTGCCGAGCGACCCCGCGCACCCCGACTACCAGCGGATGCGCGCCAACCGCGCCGTGCTGGAGGCCGCCACCGACGCCCAGGGCCGCTCGCTGCGGATCATCGACCTGCCGCGGAGCTCCTTCGTCGACGTCAACGGCAAGCGCACCGAGGTCGGTTACCTGAACTTCTACCTCGCCAACGGCGGCGTCGTCGTCCCGACCGCCGACACCCCCGCGGACGAGGGCGCGCTGGCGGTCCTCGCCCAGGCGCTGCCCGGCCGCAAGGTGGTCGGCGTCCGCACCCGGGTGATCGCGTACGGCGGTGGCGGCGTCCACTGCATCACCCAGCAGGTCCCGGCCGCAGGAGCCGCAGCAGGAGCAGCAGGAGGCGCCGCATGA
- a CDS encoding ATP-binding cassette domain-containing protein gives MSETVLEVRALHRAYGRVRAVDDVSFSLAEGGSLGIVGESGSGKTTTARIVVGLESADSGQVLVHGRDRITRRRGRAQRLSRAREVQLVFQDPFLSLDPRIRVRDVLHETLELHFPGADHATRIDQLLDQVSLGARESAAMPRQLSGGQRQRVAIARALAVEPAVLVLDEAVAALDVSVQAQILNLLADIREQTGIGYLFITHDLGVVRCVTDQVIVMRHGRIVEAGPTDQVLADPQHPYTRLLLDSVPLPGWDPHGIAAARRAL, from the coding sequence ATGAGTGAGACCGTCCTCGAAGTCCGCGCCCTGCACCGGGCCTACGGCCGGGTGCGGGCGGTGGATGACGTGTCGTTCAGCCTGGCCGAGGGCGGCTCGCTGGGCATCGTCGGCGAGTCCGGCTCGGGCAAGACCACCACCGCCCGGATCGTCGTCGGCCTGGAGAGCGCCGACTCCGGCCAGGTGCTGGTGCACGGCCGGGACCGGATCACCCGGCGGCGCGGCCGGGCACAGCGGCTGAGCCGGGCACGCGAGGTCCAGCTGGTCTTCCAGGACCCGTTCCTCTCGCTGGATCCGCGCATCCGGGTGCGCGACGTGCTGCACGAGACGCTCGAACTGCACTTCCCCGGCGCCGATCACGCCACCCGGATCGATCAACTGCTCGACCAGGTCAGCCTGGGTGCCCGGGAGTCGGCGGCGATGCCGCGCCAGCTGTCCGGCGGGCAGCGCCAACGCGTCGCGATCGCACGGGCGTTGGCGGTCGAACCCGCCGTCCTGGTGCTGGACGAGGCAGTGGCCGCGCTGGACGTCTCGGTGCAGGCGCAGATCCTCAACCTGCTCGCCGACATCCGCGAGCAGACCGGCATCGGCTACCTGTTCATCACCCACGACCTCGGCGTGGTGCGCTGCGTCACCGACCAGGTGATCGTCATGCGGCACGGCCGGATCGTCGAGGCCGGGCCCACCGACCAGGTCCTCGCCGACCCCCAGCACCCGTACACCCGGCTGCTGTTGGACTCCGTCCCGCTGCCGGGCTGGGACCCGCACGGGATCGCCGCGGCCCGCCGGGCGCTGTAG
- a CDS encoding ABC transporter ATP-binding protein: MNEGHVNTLDIQALRLRLPHTARPVLDGVDLTVGSGETVALVGESGSGKTLTSRSVLRLLPKGAATEGAVRVAGQDVLGTGPDELRRLRTGTAAMIFQDPRAAINPLRRIGDFLTESLRRGAGLRPEEATERAGELLAAVGLSERALRQYPGELSGGMLQRVMIAAALMGDPALILADEPTTALDVTTQAEVVALLADLRERFGTGLLFVTHDLGLAAAISDRVYVMYAGRIAETGPAATLFDRPRHPYTAALLGSTPRLDTPHRRLAAIEGQPPSLREELTGCAFAPRCRYATELCRREAPVLLPLADEPKQLTACHHSDRLEGNAANE, translated from the coding sequence GTGAACGAGGGACACGTGAACACGCTCGACATCCAGGCCCTGCGCCTGCGGCTGCCGCACACCGCCAGACCCGTGCTGGACGGCGTCGACCTCACGGTCGGCTCCGGCGAGACGGTCGCCCTGGTCGGCGAGTCCGGCTCCGGCAAGACCCTCACCTCGCGCAGCGTGCTGCGCCTGCTGCCCAAGGGCGCGGCCACCGAGGGGGCGGTGCGGGTGGCCGGGCAGGACGTGCTGGGCACGGGCCCGGACGAGCTGCGCCGGCTGCGGACCGGCACGGCGGCGATGATCTTCCAGGACCCGCGGGCCGCCATCAACCCGCTGCGCCGGATCGGCGACTTCCTCACCGAGAGCCTGCGCCGCGGCGCCGGGCTGCGGCCCGAGGAGGCCACCGAGCGGGCCGGCGAGCTGCTGGCAGCCGTCGGGCTGAGCGAGCGGGCGCTGCGCCAGTACCCGGGCGAGCTGTCCGGTGGCATGCTGCAGCGCGTCATGATCGCGGCCGCTCTGATGGGCGATCCGGCGCTGATCCTGGCCGACGAGCCGACCACCGCACTGGACGTCACCACCCAGGCCGAGGTGGTGGCCCTGCTGGCCGACCTGCGCGAGCGCTTCGGCACCGGGCTGCTCTTCGTCACCCACGACCTGGGCCTGGCCGCGGCCATCAGCGACCGGGTGTACGTGATGTACGCCGGACGGATCGCCGAGACCGGGCCCGCCGCCACGCTGTTCGACCGGCCGCGCCACCCGTACACGGCGGCGCTGCTCGGCTCGACGCCGCGACTGGACACGCCGCACCGCAGGCTCGCCGCCATCGAGGGACAACCGCCCAGTCTGCGCGAGGAGTTGACGGGCTGCGCATTCGCCCCCCGGTGCCGGTACGCGACCGAGCTGTGCCGCCGGGAGGCCCCCGTCCTGCTGCCGTTGGCGGACGAGCCGAAGCAGCTCACCGCGTGCCACCACAGCGACCGACTGGAAGGGAACGCCGCCAATGAGTGA
- the kdpF gene encoding K(+)-transporting ATPase subunit F yields MTADNIVGLVVAALLVGYLVLALIHPERF; encoded by the coding sequence GTGACCGCCGACAACATCGTGGGCCTGGTGGTGGCAGCCCTGCTGGTCGGCTACCTGGTCCTCGCGCTGATCCACCCCGAGAGGTTCTGA
- a CDS encoding ABC transporter permease, with the protein MNFLSPVNFLRFAVRRLAEMAATLFAASFVIFGAMYLAPGSAASFLLSGRSASPEALKAINDQYHLNDPFAVQYLRWLGQVLHGNFGRSIEYRTNVSTLLGDRLPSTLLLVAMALVLVAAFGLALGWIGAVRGGATDSAILITTTFAVGTPSFVAAVLLQGLFAVKLGWFPSAGTGSGLPDMLWHLTLPAVALALYLIGMLARVTRAAMLEVLGQEHVTVARSRGVPEHQVILRHVFRNALGTVLTTGGLIISTLLICTVLVESAFNVGGIGQLLELSTTTKDFPVVQAISLIIVGLFMTVNLVVDLLHPLVDPRISLNSRRSTA; encoded by the coding sequence ATGAACTTCCTGAGCCCAGTGAACTTCCTGAGATTCGCCGTACGGCGGCTGGCCGAGATGGCCGCCACGCTCTTCGCCGCCTCCTTCGTGATCTTCGGCGCGATGTACCTGGCGCCGGGCAGCGCGGCGAGCTTCCTGCTGTCGGGGCGGTCCGCCTCGCCCGAGGCGCTGAAGGCGATCAACGACCAGTACCACCTGAACGACCCCTTCGCCGTGCAGTACCTGCGCTGGCTGGGCCAGGTGCTGCACGGGAACTTCGGGCGCTCCATCGAGTACCGCACCAATGTCTCCACCCTGCTCGGCGACCGGCTGCCCAGCACCCTGCTGCTGGTCGCCATGGCGCTGGTCCTGGTCGCCGCCTTCGGTCTGGCCCTCGGCTGGATCGGGGCGGTGCGCGGCGGCGCGACCGACTCGGCGATCCTGATCACCACCACCTTCGCGGTCGGCACCCCGTCCTTCGTGGCCGCGGTCCTGCTGCAGGGCCTGTTCGCGGTCAAGCTGGGCTGGTTCCCCAGCGCCGGTACCGGCAGCGGCCTCCCGGACATGCTGTGGCACCTGACGCTGCCCGCCGTCGCGCTCGCGCTCTATCTGATCGGCATGCTCGCCCGGGTCACCCGCGCCGCGATGCTGGAGGTGCTCGGCCAGGAGCACGTCACCGTCGCCCGCAGCCGGGGCGTGCCCGAGCATCAGGTGATCCTGCGCCATGTGTTCCGCAACGCACTGGGCACGGTGCTCACCACCGGCGGCCTGATCATCTCCACGCTGCTGATCTGCACCGTGCTGGTGGAGTCCGCGTTCAACGTGGGCGGCATCGGCCAGCTGCTCGAACTCTCCACCACCACCAAGGACTTCCCCGTGGTCCAGGCCATCTCGCTGATCATCGTCGGGCTCTTCATGACGGTGAACCTGGTCGTCGACCTGCTGCACCCGCTGGTCGACCCGCGGATCTCTCTCAACTCCCGGAGGTCCACGGCATGA